A single region of the Anaerococcus urinomassiliensis genome encodes:
- a CDS encoding MurR/RpiR family transcriptional regulator has protein sequence MILTELVTEYYEKLNKNDLKIYSYIMINKARFIEKNINELGEILDLSPSSIVGFSKKLGLDGFSELRYVVKWSTSYEAKFDENEIEYTKNDINLTMSMMMALNLNEFYEKLYEAKRVFAIASGHTQRNATDELKRNFLTVDKSIFLLDKSTPRSITSLITKDDILFAYSLSGENEDILDFIDNLKERPIIVSVTKLSNNRLSQISDYSIPFVTHEVFEYESRTKISPISQFYVVNDFLILKYISFLENHS, from the coding sequence TATGAAAAACTTAATAAAAATGATTTGAAAATTTATTCTTATATAATGATCAATAAGGCTAGGTTCATTGAAAAAAACATAAATGAACTTGGAGAAATTTTAGATTTAAGTCCTTCTTCAATAGTAGGATTTTCCAAAAAGCTTGGCTTAGATGGCTTTAGTGAGCTTAGATATGTGGTCAAATGGTCGACTTCTTATGAAGCGAAATTTGATGAAAATGAGATAGAATACACAAAAAACGATATAAATCTAACTATGTCAATGATGATGGCCCTAAATTTGAATGAATTTTATGAAAAATTATATGAGGCCAAAAGAGTATTTGCTATAGCTAGTGGTCACACACAGAGAAATGCTACTGATGAGTTAAAAAGGAATTTCCTTACCGTCGATAAATCTATATTTTTACTTGATAAGTCTACACCAAGGTCTATTACCAGCCTTATAACTAAGGATGATATACTCTTTGCTTACTCCCTATCAGGAGAAAATGAAGATATATTAGACTTCATAGATAATCTTAAGGAAAGGCCGATTATAGTATCAGTAACAAAACTTTCCAACAATAGATTATCGCAAATATCGGACTATAGTATTCCCTTTGTGACCCACGAGGTCTTTGAATATGAGAGCAGGACTAAAATTTCTCCAATATCTCAGTTTTATGTTGTGAATGATTTTTTGATCTTAAAGTATATATCATTTTTAGAAAACCACAGCTAA